TCAACTCCCCGGGAATTTTCTCCGCGAGCTCTACTGCATCAAGATACTGTTGGCTATCCAGCATAATTGCGAAGGCTCGCTGAAATAGGATAGTTGTGTTATCCGCGCTCAATCGGTCTGGCCCCCAATCGTTTGCTCCCCAGCTGATTGCCCGCTGATATTCCGAAAGCGCCGAAATGCTATCGCCTTGCTGCTCAAAATTAAGACCACTCAGCAGCCGATAATTCGCTTCCTCATAGAAACTAGTGAGCTCCATTTCGTCAAGCTGACCAACGAACTCCGAAAAGGCGACAAAATCTTCTGCTTTATAAGCTTCAACCGCGTCGTTACTGATGTTCACAAAACGCGACGACCCGCCCTGAGATGAATTCCCAATTTCAAAGGTGAACATATTACTGTTATCACAGGATTCAATAGGTTCACCGTTGAGCATCGCGGGCTCATACTTGCGCTTTAGTGCCGCTTTAAGCGCTTCGCGTTCAAAATGGGAGCTACCACTGGAATCCTCGATCACGGCGTGAGCCACGTTGCCTTCGGTGTCGATGACATAACTCACGGTCGCCCAGCCTTCCCGTTCTCGGCGCAACTCTGTACGTGGGTATCGGGGTGCTACGGGGCGAACGATTTGCGGTTCAATAAATTCGCTAACTGAGCGCGCGACCTCACCGGGTAACACCATGTCCTGAGCCGTTTCAACTTCAGGTCTAGTTTGAGTCGAAGACGTTCCATCGATATTACCGGGCGCCGCTACGGCGGCCGCTATTACAAGTGTTGCAAGCATGTCCAAATTCCTTTTTTATATTTACTCTCGCCTTATCCGACGAATGATTAGTTAGCCTTCAATCCTATCAAGCACCCAAGCCGAAGAACAGGCGTGAATGTTGTCTAATCTCACAGCCCGCTAGACTGAATTAGATGCAGCTCCGTCTGCCGACCTGATAAAAACTCAATGCCTTCACCGTCAAAAAAAGCATCCTCTTCCAACATAATCCGGATGACCTGGCCGTCCCACTCGGGTATTTCAGCACTCACATTAAGCTCAATGGAATAGGCGGTATTCGGATAGATAGGGTAATCCCCGGCTATCGGCACTCCACCCTGTGAATCCCACATCCCAATCGTGGGGCCTGCAGCATGACCATGTAAACCAAGTGGATGAGTGTAAATACTAGGCACTAAGCCCTCAACCTTGGCAGTTGCTAACGAGGAGGCCAAGAGTTCATTACCCGTCACCCCCACCGCAAAGCCAGACATCAGAATATCCTGTAAACGATTGCCCTGCGCCAGGGCATTTTGCAAGCCCGCTGGTGCGGACTGTTCGCCTTCCTTCAGCACATAGGCGTGCTGTTGCTGATCGGTATTAAGGCGCAGATACACAATGCCGAAGTCTACGTGCAACAGATCTCCGGGCTGCACCACATTCTCAGCAACGCCATTACTAAAAGTTTCGATCTGGTCGAAGTCGGCACCGTCGTTACGCTGAAGCGATACGGAGGGATGAAACCAATTGCCTAGGTTTAGTGCCGCCGATTGCTCGCGCAACCACCAGGCAATATCGTCTGTGGTAGTCACTCCTGGTGTAACCACAGCATTCGAAAAGGCCGTAGCAATGAGCTCATGACCTAAACCCACCAGCGATTGAAAGATCTGGACTTCACTGGCACTGCGCGTCTCTAACCACCCCAATGCTAACGGCTGTGCCGAGACAAGCTTGGCGCGCTGAGTAGGCGTTAACGCCTGACTAAACTGTTCGTATTCACTGGCACTCATTCCGTCTGCCAGCGCGAAGTGAGCATCCTTGTTAATCCCAATGGCACCGGGATTCTTAGTTGTAATGACGGCGGCTAAGGCGGCCCACTGATCAGGCTGCTCTTCCTTGTTCCACGCTTGCTCAAATATATTGCCCACGCCATAACGAGACACCGCTAACGCTTCAATCTCGGCGCCGTTGCCGGGGTTATACACCACCAACATAGTGTGTCTTCTGGCCGACATCCAATCGGATGGCAACAGAGTTTTCAGCACCGGATCCTCATTGTACTCGCGCGACATAATGACCCATAGGTCTATCCCCGCTCGCTCCATCACGACCGGCATGACAGTCGCAAAGCGCTCGGCTAATACCGTATCAATGATCTCCGCACGTTCGCGCAAGGTAGGTAGCTGTTCAGCGGTGAATACCATGGGAGCTGTGGCGCGATGAGAACTCGTCACTTCAGCCTGCGCCAAAACGGTTGCAGCACTAATACTCGATACCAACAGAACCGCTGCCAACAGCGTTGAAGTAGCGCGTTGTACAATAGCAATTACCGGCACAGCAACTGCCGCTAACGAAGGGGATAACATTACTTTCATAGGATGGACACTCGCAAACTTTGATGGTGGTGGTAGCCGCATAAATGGGCATCAAGCCAAGCTAATACAAAAAGACTACCACAGGTTGGTGATCAAGCAGCAATACTGAATGGGAAGTAAAAGGGTCGCAGTAGCCTAGCCTATGGGGGAAATAGGCAGGGGTTACGCTACTGCGACAACAGGGGTGAGGCATGTCCTGTGCCAGCACCCATGTAAGGTAGCCCTAACGATCAGTCTTCAATGACTGGCAGTTGGGAAACTTCCGGAATAAAGACATCTGTGATATCAACGTTGAACACATGTGCAATATCAAAAGCCAGCTGCAGTGATGGGCTATGCTTGCCCCGTTCTAGTGCATTAATGGCCTGACGCGATACGCCTAAGCGTTTTGCCAACGTCTCCTGAGACCAGTCTTGCTCGGCCCGCAGCACTTTGATCTTATTCTGCATGGCTATCACGCTTAACCAATAACGCTACCACCAAGCCATGGCAGCCAAAGACTATAGGTAGAATGAATGCCGGGTTCACAGCAGGTACATCGAATTTATACATCAACATACCGTAGGTGTAGGAAACGAAGCACAGGGTTCCCAATATCCACATAAAGGCTTCGCCTATCCGCCCCCGCATATATTCATCCTGACGCAGATAATAGCGGCGATAAATTGCGAACGCCCAGAACAGCGGCAAGATAGGGATTAGCGTGATCATCACCTTAGGTATTAGTGATAACTCTGTTGTGGCCATAATCACTGACTGAATTCCCATCAGGATTAGAAACAATCCCATGGACATTGCGAACTGTGGCTTACAGTTTTTAATTCTATTGATCATATCCATTGATACATCCTCGTTTACATTGGGGGAGAGCTCGAAAACTCAGTAATGTTCCCGCTTTTCGTGTCGGGCATGATTTACATTATGTCAGTAAAACCTTACATGTCAAGTTATCTTTACATAATGTAATGAAGTCATTACTAATCGAGGTCTACATGATGGCATTTTAAGTTTTTAAAGTGGACTTCCTCGGCCGAAGTGAACTGGCACCAACCCCCTTCCCACACTCCCACTAACGTTGAGCGGAAACAAAAATAGGCCACAGTAAACGCTGTGACCTATTAATTAAATTACCACTCTTCAAACCGCTAATAGGCTAAATATTCATTCACTTCAGCGCCATCAACAGCATTTGAAAAGTCTTAAGACTGCAGATCAAACCTATCTGCATTCATGACCTTGGTCCACGCCGAGACAAAGTCTGCAACAAACTTAGTCTTCGCATCATCAGCGGCATAAACCTCGGCTAAGGCACGTAACTGAGAATTTGAGCCGAACACCAAGTCAGCGCGGCTTGCACTCCACTGTTGCTGGCCAGTTGCTCGATCCGTTCCACTGAAGGTTTCCGCATCACGTGATGTGGGGCTCCATTCAACGTCCATATCCGTGATGTTGATAAAGAAGTCATTGGATAGTACGCCTACCTGTTTGGTTAGTACGCCCAAATCCGAATGTTCAAAGTTTGCACCCAAAACTCGTAGACCACCTACTAGCACCGTCATTTCCGGGGCACTAAGCCCAAGCAGTTGTGCCCGGTCTAACAGTAATTCTTCGGTAGCCACCGAGAAGGATTGCTGACGGTAGTTTCTGAAGCCATCAGCTGCCGGCTCCAGCAAGGCGAACTGTTCAATGTCAGTCTGCTCCTGAGACGCATCAACACGTCCTGAGCTAAAGGGCACCGAAACCTCAACACCTGCCGCTCCCGCCGCTTTTTCAATGGCAACAACACCACCTAGTACAATGAGATCTGCCATCGATACGCTGGTGCTACTGGCAGCTTGAACGTCAGCGAGTGCCGCCAATACCTTAGCCAATTGCTCCGGCTGGTTTACCGCCCAGTCCTTCTGCGGTGCTAAGCGAATTCGTGCACCGTTGGCACCGCCACGGTAGTCCGAACCACGGTAGGTAGAGGCAGAAGACCAAGCCGTATACACCAACTCAGAGACACTTAGGCCGGTTGCGAGGATAGCCGCCTTAAGTTCAGCAACCTGAGCCGAGGTTAACGTTTCACCTTTGCTCTTTGGAAGCGGGTCCTGCCAGAGGAGATCTTCCGCCGGAACCTCATCACCCAGATAGCGAACCTTCGGCCCCATATCACGGTGAGTCAGCTTGAACCAAGCGCGAGCAAAGGCATCGGCAAA
The uncultured Umboniibacter sp. DNA segment above includes these coding regions:
- a CDS encoding energy transducer TonB, translating into MLATLVIAAAVAAPGNIDGTSSTQTRPEVETAQDMVLPGEVARSVSEFIEPQIVRPVAPRYPRTELRREREGWATVSYVIDTEGNVAHAVIEDSSGSSHFEREALKAALKRKYEPAMLNGEPIESCDNSNMFTFEIGNSSQGGSSRFVNISNDAVEAYKAEDFVAFSEFVGQLDEMELTSFYEEANYRLLSGLNFEQQGDSISALSEYQRAISWGANDWGPDRLSADNTTILFQRAFAIMLDSQQYLDAVELAEKIPGELRNEEGLSSLLELAETLELRLAEQEYLIAKGDLSERGTWSYRLSRPVFEFAVESGEISAFELRCSGKYKRYDYQGQGAFTIPSTWGECSVRLEGQVNSQVSLYQFNS
- a CDS encoding helix-turn-helix transcriptional regulator, with product MQNKIKVLRAEQDWSQETLAKRLGVSRQAINALERGKHSPSLQLAFDIAHVFNVDITDVFIPEVSQLPVIED
- a CDS encoding M24 family metallopeptidase produces the protein MKVMLSPSLAAVAVPVIAIVQRATSTLLAAVLLVSSISAATVLAQAEVTSSHRATAPMVFTAEQLPTLRERAEIIDTVLAERFATVMPVVMERAGIDLWVIMSREYNEDPVLKTLLPSDWMSARRHTMLVVYNPGNGAEIEALAVSRYGVGNIFEQAWNKEEQPDQWAALAAVITTKNPGAIGINKDAHFALADGMSASEYEQFSQALTPTQRAKLVSAQPLALGWLETRSASEVQIFQSLVGLGHELIATAFSNAVVTPGVTTTDDIAWWLREQSAALNLGNWFHPSVSLQRNDGADFDQIETFSNGVAENVVQPGDLLHVDFGIVYLRLNTDQQQHAYVLKEGEQSAPAGLQNALAQGNRLQDILMSGFAVGVTGNELLASSLATAKVEGLVPSIYTHPLGLHGHAAGPTIGMWDSQGGVPIAGDYPIYPNTAYSIELNVSAEIPEWDGQVIRIMLEEDAFFDGEGIEFLSGRQTELHLIQSSGL